Genomic DNA from Azospirillum brasilense:
CGCGCCTGGAAGACGCCGTTGATCATGCGGCCTTCCGTGATGACGCCCTGGCCCTCGCGGAACAGGTCGGGAAGCTGGCCGCGGTAGCTGACGGCCACCGTGTGCACCGTGTCGGTGACGCGGAACTGCGTCGTCACCCCGTCGGGCATCTTGCTCACGCTGCCTTCCTCGACGAGGCCGCCCAGGCGGAAGTTGCGGTCGCCGATGTCCTGGGTCTGCAACTGCGTGGGGCTGAAGAAGAAGACGATGTTGTCCTCGAACGCCGTCAGCGTCAGGGCGGTGGCCGCGCCAAGGCCCAGCAGGGCGAGGCCCAGCATGTAGAGGCGCCGTTTCTTGCGGGTCATCCTTCACCAACCTCCGCCGCGGGCGACGCCGCGGCTCCGTTGCGCGCCCGGCGCCGCCGCGGCGGGCGGCTGCCTTCCAGCGCCTTCAGGGTCGTCTCGGCGCCGCGCAGCGCCTTCAGCGTGGCGACCAGCAGGCCGACCATCACCAGCGCCGCCAGCGCGTAGGACGACCAGACATACGCGGCGTAGCCGCCCATCGCGAAAAACTCTGCCATCCTTGCCTCCGGCCCAGCCTGTTCCCGTGCCTCAGCCCTGCGCCTCGGTCAGGCGCATCGTCTGGATCTTGCGCTGCACGATCTCCGCCCGCAGGCGCAGCAGGACCACCGTGATGAAGTAGGCGGTGAAGCCCAGCGCCATGACCAGCAGCGGGACCAGCATGGACCCGTCGATGGTCGGTCCGCCCATGCGGATGACGCTGGCCGGCTGGTGCAGGGTGTTCCACCAGTCCACCGAGAATTTGATGATCGGCACGTTCACGATGCCGACGAGAAGCAGCACGTTGCCCGCCCGCGTCCCGCGCTGCGGGTCGTCGAAGGCGTTCACCAGCGCCATGTAGCCGAGATAGAGGAAGAACAGGATCAGCACGCTGGTCAGCCGCGCGTCCCACACCCACCACGTCCCCCACATCGGCGCGCCCCACAGCGAGCCGGTGACGAGGCAGATGAGGGTGAAGCCGGCGCCGACCGGGGCGGCGGCCTTGGCGAACAGGTCGGCCAGCGGGTGCTTCCACACGAGTCCGCAGGCGGCGGCGATGGCCATGTTGACGTAGACGAACAGGCTCATCCAGGCGGCGGGCACATGGATGTACATGATCCGCACGGTGTCGCCCTGCTGATAGTCGCGGGGCGAGCCGATCAGCGCGATGTAGAGCCCGACGATCAGCAGGATCACGGTCGCCCCCGCCGTCCAGGGCAGGATCGCCGCCGACAGGCGCTGGAAGCGGGCAGGATTTGCAAATCGATGCATAGGACCTATGGGCCTCTGGTCGTGCTGCGGACGATATAAGCTCAGTGATGCCCCAGCGCGAGGGGTTTCGCCTTGATCTTGGTCAGGAAACATGGCCGCACACCGTGGTGTTTTCAGGACGGTGCGGCGGCCTGTCGCACTGACGGTACGACGGGTTGACGCGGCCTTTCCATGCTACGTTGGTGCAGGGCGGGTGGAAAAGTCCGCCCGGACCGGATGACGGGGCGACGCCGCGCTCAGTGCCGGTGCGCGTGGTGGGCGTCCGGAAAGTGGGCGTGCCGGTGCCGCAGGCGGCCGTGGCGATGCCGGTGGCTGTGCGGTTCGGTCACCGGGCCGTCGTGATGGTGGCGGTGGTGCTCGTCATGGGTGTGCGGGTGGTCGTGCTCGATCTCCTCATGATCGTGCTCGTGGTCGTGATCCTCGGTCAGGTGCAGCCAGACGCCGACACCCATCAGGACCGCCGCCGCCGCCAGCCCGAGTGTCACCGGCTCGCCGAAGATCGCCAGGGAGGCGATGCCGCCGACGAAGGGGGCCGTCGAGAAATAGGCCCCGGTGCGGGCGGCGCCGATGTGGCGCAGGGAGACCACGAACAGCACGAGGCTGACGCCGTAGCCGAGCAGCCCGACCAGCATCGCCGCCGCCGCGGTCGGCGCGGCGGGCGGGGCGTCGCGGAGCGCCAGGGCGATCCCGACAGTGACGCTGCCGGCCACCAGCCCCTTGATCGTGGCGATGTCCGCCGGGTCGGCCAGCGACACCTTGCGGGTCAGGTTGTTGTCCACCGCCCACATCAGGCAGGCGGCGGCGACCGCGGCCGGTCCCCATCCGGCGGCGAGGGCCACCGGTCCGCTCCAGGACAGCACGACCGCTCCCGCCACGATGGCGGCCATGCCGGCGACGAGGCGCCGGTCGACGCCCTCGCGGAAGACGAACCAGGCCAGCAGGGCGGTGAACACCCCCTCCAGATTGAGCAGCAGCGAGGCGGTGGATGCCGGCGTCGCGGTCAGGCCGGCCATCAGCAGCACCGGCCCGGCGACTCCCCCGGCAACGACGGCGGCCAGCAGCCAGAGCCATTCGGCACCGCGGAGGCCGCGTTCGCTGCGCTTGCGCTCTCCCGTCAGCCCACGGACCAGCCGGACCAGCCCCAGCCCGATCCCCGAGCCGAGATACAGCAGGCCCGCCAGCATCCAGGGCGACAGGTCATGGACGAGCAGCTTCGCCAGCGGCGTGCTGACGCCGAAAAGGACTGCGGCCAGGATGGCGGTCGTCGCGCCGGTTCGGGGCATGAGCGCCTCGCACGCCAGTTGAGTGAGGGAACCGCCCCCACGCTAACCCACCCCCGCTGCGGAGGGGAGGGGGTCAAAGGGCTGGGAGGCGGACGGTGCAGAGCTTGTCGGGGCTTTCCTTGGCGATGGCCTTGTGGCCGGCGATGGCGGTGTTGATCGCGTCGGGGGTCAGCCGATGCCGCCCGGGCGCCAGCACCACGGCGACGCCGCTGGCCGACAGCAGCGGGAAACGCCGCACCGCGCCGTAGCGGTCCTTGCCCTCGAAGCAGCCGGCCTCCCGCGCCTCCGCGTCGTAGAGGCTCTCCGCGTCGGAGCGGAATTGCGCGACGAGGTCGGCGACGCGGGCGAGCGCGTCCTCGTCCGCGGCGCCGCTGAGGGCGACGAAGAAGTCGTCGCCGCCGATGTGGCCGGCGAAGCCGCCGTTGCCCGACGCCCAGGCCTTCAGCCGCTCGCTGAACATCAGAATGGCGCGGTCGCCCTGGCGGAAGCCGAAACGGTCGTTGAAGGGCTTGAAGTTGTCGAAGTCCAGATAGGCCAGGACATGCCCGCGGTCCTGCTCCTGAAGGGCGCGCTCGATGTGGCGCACGATGGCGGCGTTGCCGGGCAGGCGGGTCAGCGGGTTCTGGTCGGCGGCCACGGCGAGGTTGCGCTCGTGCACCAGCCGGATCAGCGCGCCGCTGGACAGGAAGCCGGCGTATTCGCCGCCTTCGATGATGATGATGCCGTCGCTGGCCTCCTCCGCCGAGAAGGCTTCGATCACCTGGTCGAGTGGGGTGGAGATGTCGCAGACCGGGCTCTTCACCACCAGATCCAGAAGCGTGTCGCCCAGACCCCTGTTGCGCAGAAGCTCGCTGCCGAAGCGGGAATAGACGAAGCGCTTCAGGTCGCGTTCGCGGATCAGCCCCAGCGGGCGCTGCTGGCGGTCGACGATGGGGGCGATGGACGGGCTGTGGTCGCCGCGGAAATATTCCAGAAGCTCGGTCTTCGGGGAGGTGACGGCCAGCGGCGGCTGGCGCTCGATCACCTCGGACAGGCGCAGGCGGGCCTCGTTCGGCTTGCGGCGGTCGCGGCGGTTCAGCTCCTCGACGATGCCGTAGCGCTCGGGCACCGCGCGCAGTTCCAGGCTCGGCCGGGCGATCAGGTAGCCCTGGGCGAAGTCGCAACCGAGATCGCGGCAGGTGTGGAATTCCTTCTCCGTCTCCACCCCCTCGGCGATGATGAGGATGCCGAGCGCATGGGCGTAGCCGACCAGCGCGTGGGCGATGGCCCGCTTGCGCGTGTCCTGGTCGATGCCGTCGATGAAATAGCGGTCGATCTTGAGATAGTCGGGCTTGGATTCGTAGAGCAGCCGCAGCCCGGCGAAGCCGACGCCGAAGTCGTCCAGCGCCACCCCGATGCCGGCCTGCCGGTAGCGGTCGATGGCCTGCTCGATGCTGTGGTCGGGGCGCAGCTCCCGCCGCTCGGAAATCTCCAGGCTGATGGCCAGGCGCGGGTCGGCTGTGCCGCCGTCCAGCGCGAAGGGGGCCAGCCAGGGCGAGCCGGCCACCCCGACCACCCGCGCGTCGATGTTCAGGAACAGCTTGGCGTTCGGCCAGTTGTCCAGCGCCCGGAAGGCGGCCGCCGCCTTGGCGTGCAGGGCGCATTCGACCTCGGCCAGCAGACCCTGCATGCAGGCGGCGTCCAGCAGGTCGTTGGGGCTGGCGAAGGGGCTGCGCTCCAACCCGCGCAGCAGAGCCTCCATGCCATGGCAGCGGCCGGTGCGCATCTGCACGATGGGCTGGAAGGCGACCGACAGACCGGCCAGAAGTCGGGTCCATTCCGCCGGCAGCGCGGCCTTGCGGGCGCTCCCCGCCGGGACGCCGGGGCGACCATCCCATTCTTCTGCTGGCACCGAGGCCATGGCTTCGTCCACCGCCGGCTGTCCATGTTCGTCACGGGCTGGCCCTTCTTGTAGCGGATCATCTTTTCGATTTCGTGACAAAGGCGCGCTATGCCGGCGGCGGGCGTTCCAAAATGCCCTTCGCACCGCGGCCCCGCTTTGCGCTATAGGGGTGCGCTTCAACGCAGACGATGATGGATCTGGGGGGCGGCGGGGCATGAAGGTCGGCATCGACATGGGGGCGGCCATGACGGCTGGCGCGACGGGGGCGTCGGCGATGCTGGATCTCGAGGAGCTGCTGGCGACCCGCCTGCTGGTGCAGGGCAACTCCGGCTCCGGCAAGTCGCATCTGCTGCGCCGCCTGATCGAGCAGAGCGCGCGCTGGGTGCAGCAGGCGGTGATCGACCCCGAGGGCGACTTCGTGACTCTGGCCGAGCGTTTCGGCCACATCGTGGTGAACGCCGACGAGCACAGCGAGGCCGCCCTGCAGAGCGTCGCCGCCCGCGTGCGCCAGCACCGCGTCTCCGTCGTCCTGAACCTGGAGGGTCTGGACGCGGACATGCAGATGCGCCACGCCGCGGCCTTCCTGGGCGGGCTGTTCGACGCCGACCGCGACCACTGGTACCCCATGCTGGTGGTGGTGGACGAGGCGCAGCTCTTCGCCCCCTCCGCCGCCGGCGAGGTGTCGGACGAGGCGCGCAAGGTCTCGCTGGGCGCCATGACCAACCTGATGTGCCGCGGCCGCAAGCGCGGGCTGGCCGGGGTGATCGCGACGCAGCGCCTCGCCAAGCTCGCCAAGAACGTGGCGGCGGAGGCCTCCAACTTCCTGATGGGCCGCACCTTCCTCGACATCGACATGGCCCGCGCCGCCGACCTGCTGGGCATGGAGCGCCGCACCGCGGAGATGTTCCGCGACCTGGAGCGCGGCCATTTCATCGCGCTCGGCCCGGCCATCTCGCGCCGTCCGCTGCCGCTGCGCATCGGTGCCGTCGAGACGCAGGGGAGGGCCGGCAGCCCGAAGCTGATGCCGCTGCCCGACACCCCGCTGGAGGACGCGCGGGAGCTGATCTTCAAGCCGGGCGAGCCGGAACCACCGCGCCTGCCGGTGCGCCGCCCCTCGACCAGCGCCAGCGCCGACCTGCTGGCCCAGCTCGCCCGCCCGCGCCCCCTGCCGGTGGAGCCGGAAAGCGAGGACGCCGCCCCCGCGCCGCCTCTGGAGGAGCCGGAAACGCCGGAGCAGGCGGCGGAGCGCAAAGCCGCCTACGAGACGATCCTGCGCGAGGTTCTGGCCGATCCGGAGGCGCCCTACCGTTCCATCGCCGTGCTGTACCAGGACTTCCTGGTGCGCTGCCGGACCCAGGGGGTACGGGGCGAGCTGCTGGAACTGCCGGCCTTCCGGCGCAAGCTGGCGGCGGCCCGCGCCGGGGCGGGCGACGGCACCACGGAGAATCCCGCCTGGGAAAAGGCGACCCAGGTCGCGGCGACCCTGCCGGAGGACATCCAGGTCGTTTTCCTGCTGCTGGCCCGCGCGGCGCTGGACCATCTGCCCTGCCCGTCCGACGCCGAGGTGGCCCGCGCCTGCGGCAGCCGGTCGCGAGGGCGGGCGCGGCGGCTGCTGACCTACATGGAGCAGCGCGGCTTCATCGCCACGCGCAGCGGGCTGGGCAACACGCGCAGCATCGCCCTGCCGGCGCTGGGCTGGGAGACGGCGCTGGGCGATCCGAACGCCGAGGACGGTTCCGACGGGCCGGAGGACGGCGGGCTGTTCGCCACCGCCTGATTTTTCTTTATTCGTCGTCCGGCTCGATCCCGGCGGCCAAGGCGTGGGCCAGACGCCCGGTGGCGGCGACCGTGGCCATGGCCTCCTGCGCCTTGGCGGCGATGCGCGCGGTGCCCTCCGGCGTCGGCTGGTGGAGCGACGGGTCGGGCAGGCGTTCGGCGAAGTCCCAGGCGCCGGTGGCGGGGTCCCAGACCTCGAACACGTCGGGGTTGGGGCGGCGGGCGACCCATGCGCGGGCGGTGTTGCCCTCGGCGTGGAAGCGCACCCCGAAGAAGCGGCTGGCCGCCATGGCCCCGATGGCCGCGACCAGATCGCCGTCGGCGTCCGGACAGCGCTGCGTCAGAGCGGCGCGCAGGGCTTCCGCCAGGGCGCGGCGGTCGTCATGATGGGGAAGGCCGTCGGGATCGGTTCTCATGACCCGCGATGGTAGAGGGACGGCGCGCCTCCGCAAGCGGGCGCGATGTCGCAAGCCCCCCTGAATGTTCCCGGAGTCG
This window encodes:
- the ccmE gene encoding cytochrome c maturation protein CcmE, translated to MTRKKRRLYMLGLALLGLGAATALTLTAFEDNIVFFFSPTQLQTQDIGDRNFRLGGLVEEGSVSKMPDGVTTQFRVTDTVHTVAVSYRGQLPDLFREGQGVITEGRMINGVFQAREVLAKHDENYMPPEVAAALKEAEHFKANSKEQKPSS
- the ccmD gene encoding heme exporter protein CcmD yields the protein MAEFFAMGGYAAYVWSSYALAALVMVGLLVATLKALRGAETTLKALEGSRPPRRRRARNGAAASPAAEVGEG
- a CDS encoding heme ABC transporter permease translates to MHRFANPARFQRLSAAILPWTAGATVILLIVGLYIALIGSPRDYQQGDTVRIMYIHVPAAWMSLFVYVNMAIAAACGLVWKHPLADLFAKAAAPVGAGFTLICLVTGSLWGAPMWGTWWVWDARLTSVLILFFLYLGYMALVNAFDDPQRGTRAGNVLLLVGIVNVPIIKFSVDWWNTLHQPASVIRMGGPTIDGSMLVPLLVMALGFTAYFITVVLLRLRAEIVQRKIQTMRLTEAQG
- a CDS encoding DMT family transporter, whose product is MPRTGATTAILAAVLFGVSTPLAKLLVHDLSPWMLAGLLYLGSGIGLGLVRLVRGLTGERKRSERGLRGAEWLWLLAAVVAGGVAGPVLLMAGLTATPASTASLLLNLEGVFTALLAWFVFREGVDRRLVAGMAAIVAGAVVLSWSGPVALAAGWGPAAVAAACLMWAVDNNLTRKVSLADPADIATIKGLVAGSVTVGIALALRDAPPAAPTAAAAMLVGLLGYGVSLVLFVVSLRHIGAARTGAYFSTAPFVGGIASLAIFGEPVTLGLAAAAVLMGVGVWLHLTEDHDHEHDHEEIEHDHPHTHDEHHRHHHDGPVTEPHSHRHRHGRLRHRHAHFPDAHHAHRH
- a CDS encoding bifunctional diguanylate cyclase/phosphodiesterase yields the protein MDEAMASVPAEEWDGRPGVPAGSARKAALPAEWTRLLAGLSVAFQPIVQMRTGRCHGMEALLRGLERSPFASPNDLLDAACMQGLLAEVECALHAKAAAAFRALDNWPNAKLFLNIDARVVGVAGSPWLAPFALDGGTADPRLAISLEISERRELRPDHSIEQAIDRYRQAGIGVALDDFGVGFAGLRLLYESKPDYLKIDRYFIDGIDQDTRKRAIAHALVGYAHALGILIIAEGVETEKEFHTCRDLGCDFAQGYLIARPSLELRAVPERYGIVEELNRRDRRKPNEARLRLSEVIERQPPLAVTSPKTELLEYFRGDHSPSIAPIVDRQQRPLGLIRERDLKRFVYSRFGSELLRNRGLGDTLLDLVVKSPVCDISTPLDQVIEAFSAEEASDGIIIIEGGEYAGFLSSGALIRLVHERNLAVAADQNPLTRLPGNAAIVRHIERALQEQDRGHVLAYLDFDNFKPFNDRFGFRQGDRAILMFSERLKAWASGNGGFAGHIGGDDFFVALSGAADEDALARVADLVAQFRSDAESLYDAEAREAGCFEGKDRYGAVRRFPLLSASGVAVVLAPGRHRLTPDAINTAIAGHKAIAKESPDKLCTVRLPAL
- a CDS encoding ATP-binding protein translates to MKVGIDMGAAMTAGATGASAMLDLEELLATRLLVQGNSGSGKSHLLRRLIEQSARWVQQAVIDPEGDFVTLAERFGHIVVNADEHSEAALQSVAARVRQHRVSVVLNLEGLDADMQMRHAAAFLGGLFDADRDHWYPMLVVVDEAQLFAPSAAGEVSDEARKVSLGAMTNLMCRGRKRGLAGVIATQRLAKLAKNVAAEASNFLMGRTFLDIDMARAADLLGMERRTAEMFRDLERGHFIALGPAISRRPLPLRIGAVETQGRAGSPKLMPLPDTPLEDARELIFKPGEPEPPRLPVRRPSTSASADLLAQLARPRPLPVEPESEDAAPAPPLEEPETPEQAAERKAAYETILREVLADPEAPYRSIAVLYQDFLVRCRTQGVRGELLELPAFRRKLAAARAGAGDGTTENPAWEKATQVAATLPEDIQVVFLLLARAALDHLPCPSDAEVARACGSRSRGRARRLLTYMEQRGFIATRSGLGNTRSIALPALGWETALGDPNAEDGSDGPEDGGLFATA